One genomic window of Conexivisphaerales archaeon includes the following:
- a CDS encoding alkaline phosphatase family protein — MKVAVFALDSVPPEMLFEKLLDKLPNTKRMYQRGMHGVLRTCHPPITVPAWMVMMTGKNPGKLGIYGFRHRKPSSYTEGYIVNSSHVKERTVWEILAEKGKRSIVIGIPPSYPVKHKENVTMVSCFLTPSQERDFTNPSELKQEILKITGGRYLFDVTFRVEDRERIKRELFEMTEKRFDIAEYLIKNNPWDLFILHEIGFDRLHHAFWKFFDPRHPKHIKGNEYERIDEEYYSMVDERIGRLMGMFPDDCITFFLSDHGSAPMMGAFCVNEWLESVGYLKFKQKPTNKVEIEKAEVDWSKTKAWGWGGYYARIFFNVAGREPNGIVPQEELEYEKKRLTQLIREIKDEDGRPMDNRVFEPESLYGIAMGDKPDLMVYFDNLRWRSAGTVGHNSIYLHENDTGPDDSVHSMNGIFLMYNPQKSYTERLVQVRAEDIAPTILSLFGLEGELKSIDGAVIREVKE; from the coding sequence ATGAAGGTTGCAGTCTTTGCCCTCGATTCAGTTCCACCTGAAATGCTTTTCGAAAAGCTGCTTGATAAGCTGCCAAACACCAAAAGAATGTACCAGAGAGGCATGCATGGTGTTTTGCGCACTTGTCATCCTCCCATAACAGTTCCAGCATGGATGGTTATGATGACTGGGAAGAATCCGGGCAAACTAGGGATTTATGGCTTTAGGCACCGAAAGCCTAGTTCTTATACCGAAGGCTACATAGTCAACTCCTCGCATGTAAAAGAAAGAACGGTGTGGGAGATACTGGCTGAAAAGGGCAAGCGCTCAATCGTGATAGGAATTCCTCCCAGCTATCCTGTTAAGCACAAAGAAAACGTAACTATGGTATCATGCTTTCTGACCCCAAGCCAGGAAAGGGACTTTACAAATCCATCTGAGCTAAAACAGGAGATATTGAAGATAACTGGAGGAAGATACCTCTTCGATGTAACATTCAGGGTAGAAGACAGAGAGAGAATCAAAAGAGAGCTGTTCGAGATGACAGAGAAAAGATTTGATATAGCCGAATATCTGATAAAAAATAATCCTTGGGATCTTTTCATTCTTCATGAGATAGGTTTCGACAGGCTGCATCATGCTTTCTGGAAGTTCTTTGACCCAAGACATCCTAAACATATCAAGGGTAATGAATACGAAAGAATTGATGAAGAATACTACAGTATGGTTGACGAAAGGATAGGAAGACTGATGGGGATGTTTCCTGATGATTGCATAACATTCTTCCTTTCAGACCATGGGTCTGCTCCTATGATGGGAGCCTTCTGTGTAAACGAATGGCTCGAAAGTGTAGGCTACCTAAAGTTCAAACAAAAGCCGACAAACAAAGTTGAAATAGAGAAGGCGGAAGTCGATTGGAGCAAAACCAAGGCGTGGGGTTGGGGCGGATATTATGCCAGGATCTTCTTCAACGTAGCGGGAAGAGAGCCAAATGGGATTGTGCCACAGGAAGAACTAGAATACGAGAAGAAAAGACTGACTCAACTCATCCGTGAGATAAAAGATGAAGATGGTAGACCTATGGATAATAGGGTATTCGAACCAGAAAGCTTGTACGGGATAGCTATGGGCGATAAACCTGACCTGATGGTATACTTTGACAATCTCCGTTGGAGGTCAGCCGGAACGGTAGGGCATAACTCGATTTACCTGCATGAAAACGATACAGGTCCAGACGATTCCGTGCACTCTATGAACGGAATATTTCTGATGTATAATCCGCAAAAAAGCTACACTGAAAGACTTGTTCAAGTCAGAGCTGAGGATATCGCTCCCACCATACTTTCTCTCTTTGGCCTTGAGGGGGAATTGAAGAGCATAGATGGTGCTGTAATCCGGGAAGTGAAAGAATAA
- the cysC gene encoding adenylyl-sulfate kinase has product MIEQATNESLSANFVTAKKSRPSGFTVWFTGLPAAGKSTLAQLLRDRLDDIYDGYVEILDGDEIRKGLSKDLGLSKEDREEHARRVSYVAKVLSRNGVVAIVALISPYRKSREFAKELIGADRFVEVFVKASLETCRRRDPKGLYAKAEKGEITNLTGLQEPYEEPLNPDVVLDTERFGPNECVEQLVSYLLKKGLLSRAYTV; this is encoded by the coding sequence ATGATTGAGCAAGCCACGAATGAATCCCTAAGTGCAAATTTTGTTACAGCCAAAAAATCCAGACCTTCGGGGTTCACCGTTTGGTTCACCGGTCTACCTGCAGCTGGCAAATCTACTCTGGCACAACTTCTCAGAGACAGGCTTGACGACATTTACGATGGATACGTAGAGATCCTTGATGGAGACGAGATAAGAAAGGGTCTGTCAAAGGATTTGGGTCTGTCGAAGGAGGATAGAGAAGAGCATGCGAGAAGGGTATCTTATGTTGCAAAGGTACTTTCACGTAACGGAGTTGTTGCAATAGTAGCTCTGATATCACCTTACAGAAAATCAAGGGAGTTTGCAAAGGAACTGATTGGCGCTGACAGGTTTGTAGAAGTGTTTGTGAAGGCTTCATTAGAGACATGCAGAAGAAGGGATCCAAAAGGACTGTACGCAAAAGCCGAGAAGGGAGAAATTACAAACCTAACTGGCTTGCAGGAGCCTTACGAAGAACCCCTCAATCCAGATGTTGTCCTTGATACTGAAAGATTTGGACCGAACGAATGTGTGGAGCAGCTCGTATCGTATCTGCTCAAAAAAGGACTTTTATCCAGAGCCTATACAGTTTAA
- a CDS encoding cellulase family glycosylhydrolase, producing the protein MSPDQPPAPDPSVTFPLMKQLGFNLARVDNLDWNYMYQNQSQCQQLLEQVANYADQSGVSCIYHFGGQNSNVMPRALTSLYSSISAFYDAWWANQTIPSGRYAGLTLWEASYQGFWKPVLQAVDSHKSTIGYGLWNEPSGLPNSPGPLVTLHNYYTYITQRIRSVSKKVITFQVTSNGGGDASSIAAVAPTQDLLPYAFEGHMYSYDPAAFAGWAQGVQKIGGYGLLGEWHVSPSDSNLEQDITLYLNLVKQYGFATTWYSWTCGGNTDLLQPTSCQPTSECQLLSTLYTKVLGTPSYP; encoded by the coding sequence TTGTCACCTGACCAGCCTCCAGCTCCTGACCCATCAGTCACATTTCCATTGATGAAACAGTTAGGTTTTAACTTGGCGAGGGTCGACAACCTGGATTGGAATTACATGTACCAGAACCAGAGCCAGTGCCAGCAACTTCTCGAGCAGGTGGCAAATTATGCAGACCAGAGCGGGGTTTCATGCATTTACCATTTTGGCGGGCAGAACAGCAACGTTATGCCAAGGGCATTAACTAGCTTGTATTCTAGTATATCAGCCTTCTATGATGCTTGGTGGGCTAATCAGACTATTCCCAGTGGCAGATACGCAGGCCTAACGTTGTGGGAGGCTTCATATCAGGGTTTTTGGAAGCCGGTTTTGCAGGCTGTTGACTCTCATAAATCAACCATAGGGTACGGATTATGGAACGAACCATCAGGCCTTCCCAACTCCCCAGGTCCGCTAGTGACCTTACACAACTACTATACCTACATAACACAAAGGATAAGAAGTGTTTCGAAAAAGGTGATAACTTTTCAAGTAACTTCAAACGGAGGAGGAGATGCAAGTTCGATAGCTGCTGTAGCCCCGACTCAAGACCTCTTACCATATGCTTTTGAAGGGCATATGTATTCTTATGACCCAGCTGCCTTTGCTGGCTGGGCTCAGGGAGTTCAGAAGATAGGAGGTTATGGATTACTTGGTGAATGGCATGTCAGCCCTTCAGATAGTAATCTTGAACAGGATATTACATTATACCTTAACCTCGTTAAGCAGTACGGTTTTGCCACAACGTGGTATAGCTGGACATGTGGAGGTAATACAGACCTTCTGCAACCTACCAGTTGTCAGCCTACTTCTGAATGTCAGCTTCTATCGACTCTGTACACCAAAGTTCTTGGTACTCCGTCATACCCATGA